A genomic region of Mitsuaria sp. 7 contains the following coding sequences:
- the modA gene encoding molybdate ABC transporter substrate-binding protein, whose amino-acid sequence MRSIRPVQIARRAAVLTLALMAAGLAHAADVTVSAAASLTNAFKELAPAFEAAHPGTKVQFNFAASDALLAQIAKGAPVDVFASADQETMDKAQQQKLLVDGSRRNFVSNSLVVITPVENGVTLKSLAELQQPTVKRIAIGKPEGVPAGRYTKAALEKANLWAALEPKAVYAQNVRQALDYVSRGETEAGFVYATDAFVLKDKVRILFSVPTETPISYPIAVTNGGSNADGGKQFLDFVASAPGQAVLAKYGFQKP is encoded by the coding sequence ATGCGCTCGATTCGCCCCGTCCAGATCGCTCGCCGCGCCGCGGTGCTGACCCTCGCGCTGATGGCCGCCGGCCTCGCGCATGCCGCCGACGTCACCGTGTCCGCCGCCGCCAGCCTGACCAACGCGTTCAAGGAATTGGCGCCCGCCTTCGAGGCCGCGCATCCGGGCACCAAGGTCCAGTTCAACTTCGCCGCGTCGGACGCGCTGCTCGCACAGATCGCCAAGGGCGCACCGGTCGACGTCTTCGCGTCGGCCGACCAGGAGACGATGGACAAGGCCCAGCAGCAGAAGCTGCTGGTCGACGGCTCGCGTCGCAACTTCGTCAGCAACTCGCTGGTCGTGATCACGCCGGTGGAGAACGGCGTGACGCTGAAGTCGCTGGCCGAGCTGCAGCAGCCCACCGTCAAGCGCATCGCCATCGGCAAGCCCGAGGGCGTGCCCGCCGGCCGCTACACGAAGGCCGCGCTGGAGAAGGCCAACCTGTGGGCGGCCCTCGAGCCCAAGGCCGTCTACGCGCAGAACGTGCGCCAGGCGCTGGACTACGTCTCGCGCGGCGAGACCGAGGCCGGTTTCGTCTACGCGACCGACGCCTTCGTGCTGAAGGACAAGGTCCGCATCCTGTTCAGCGTGCCGACCGAGACGCCGATCTCCTATCCGATCGCCGTCACCAACGGCGGCTCGAACGCCGACGGCGGCAAGCAGTTCCTGGACTTCGTCGCCTCGGCCCCGGGCCAGGCGGTGCTGGCCAAGTACGGCTTCCAGAAGCCCTGA
- the modB gene encoding molybdate ABC transporter permease subunit: MESAWIALALSLKVAGWATALNLVLGVAAGFALARLRFPGRELLDAVLTLPMVLPPTVLGYYLLVVIGKRGWLGAWLWDTFGINLIFTWQGAVIAATIVAFPLVMKSARAAFEGVDPQLERAGRVLGLNEWSLFFRVTLPMAWRGVLAGVLLAFARALGEFGATLMVAGSIPGKTQTLSVAVYEAVQAGQDDTANLLVLIVSLTCIVVLLAAGKLAGPRSAA, encoded by the coding sequence GTGGAATCCGCCTGGATCGCGCTCGCGCTGTCGCTGAAGGTCGCCGGCTGGGCGACCGCGCTCAATCTGGTCCTCGGCGTGGCCGCGGGCTTCGCGCTCGCGCGGCTGCGCTTCCCGGGCCGTGAGCTGCTGGACGCCGTGCTGACCCTGCCGATGGTGCTGCCGCCGACCGTGCTCGGCTACTACCTGCTGGTCGTCATCGGCAAGCGCGGCTGGCTCGGCGCCTGGCTGTGGGACACCTTCGGCATCAACCTGATCTTCACCTGGCAGGGCGCGGTGATCGCGGCGACCATCGTCGCTTTCCCGCTGGTCATGAAGTCCGCGCGGGCCGCGTTTGAAGGCGTCGATCCGCAGCTGGAGCGCGCGGGCCGCGTGCTCGGGCTCAACGAATGGTCGCTGTTCTTCCGCGTGACGCTGCCGATGGCGTGGCGCGGCGTGCTCGCCGGCGTGCTGCTGGCCTTCGCGCGTGCGCTGGGCGAGTTCGGCGCGACGCTGATGGTCGCGGGCAGCATTCCGGGCAAGACGCAGACTTTGTCCGTCGCCGTCTATGAAGCGGTGCAGGCCGGGCAGGACGACACCGCCAACCTGCTGGTGCTGATCGTGTCGCTGACCTGCATCGTGGTGCTGCTGGCCGCCGGCAAGCTGGCCGGGCCGAGGAGCGCGGCATGA
- a CDS encoding winged helix-turn-helix domain-containing protein — protein sequence MRVTVGDVIAIGPGKIALLEALDATGSITAAAKSLDMSYRRAWLLIDETNKALKEPAVATAAGGAKGGGSALTDSGRALVALYRQIEDSALAACKTDIKRLLKLLAS from the coding sequence ATGCGCGTGACCGTCGGCGATGTCATCGCCATCGGTCCCGGCAAGATCGCCCTGCTGGAAGCCCTCGACGCCACCGGATCGATCACCGCGGCCGCCAAGTCGCTCGACATGTCCTACCGCCGCGCCTGGCTCCTGATCGACGAAACCAACAAAGCGCTCAAGGAGCCCGCCGTCGCCACCGCAGCCGGCGGCGCCAAGGGCGGCGGGAGCGCGCTCACCGACTCCGGGCGCGCGCTGGTCGCGCTCTATCGGCAGATCGAGGACAGCGCACTCGCGGCCTGCAAGACGGACATCAAGCGGCTGCTGAAGCTGCTCGCGTCCTGA